One Gossypium arboreum isolate Shixiya-1 chromosome 13, ASM2569848v2, whole genome shotgun sequence genomic window, TTTTATGTTACTGTCACTCTAATATCAATGGAGTTTGGGTTTAGTTATCGTTATGAGTGATCATTCATCTTCTTCTTGTCTTTGGTAAagcctctttcttttctttcttctcttaATAATGATTGAAACTAGACGTTCAATTTGAAACTGAGTCacaatttatttttctttgataAACGTAAaaatctttcttcttcatggatGTTGGGCGCAGCCTTTTTCTCTTCTTCTGCTTTTTAAATCttgatttccttttcttttttctgtTTTGAAAGTGTTTGTTTGGGCAGAGGAACTGCAAATCCTCATTCGCATTCATGTAAAATTCACATATGTCTGTGCTATAAAATTCATCTTCTAGTGATTTAGCCATTAGTTATGGTACCGTGTTAGATAGGAGTGACTGCCCGGCATGAGTTCTGTTGAAATCCGTTTAACGATTTGAATGTGATCCTGTAGTTGGTGAAGTTCGCTTTTATATATTTGGAGAATTAGTAtatccatatttcatttaataAGAGGTAGGGGTTGTCAAGATCGAACTTGACATTAATGCCAACTGAAGATTTAAATATATATGATATGGAAAATTtaggaatttaaaaaaaaaaaaagataacatAGGCCATTACTAGTTAAAAAAACATTGATTGTTTTGTTGCTTCTTTTCCTTGTTCTTTATGAAAGTTTGATTGTTGTTTCTTTGAACAGCAGCTTAACTTGTCTCCCATGTTGGTGCATTTGaaggtttttatttatatattggtCTCTGGTTTTTGCAGTTAATTAATTGTATGCTGTAAGGTGGTAAGAGCACAGAGTGAATTGAGACAATGGGTAAGACGATTCAGGTTTATGGGTTCCTCTCAGATGTGTCTGCAGGAGAAGTAAAGACATTTTTAGAGGGATATACGGGCAGAGAAACTGTTTATGCCCTCAAGATCCGGCAGCATAAAAAGAGTGGCAGAGCATATGCTATTGTGCAGTTTACCAGAAGCTCTGATGCAGGGCTAATCATAAGGTTGGCTAATCAAAGGCTATACTATGGGAGATCATATCTTAAGGCTCGAGAAATGGAGACTGACATCGTGCCAAAGCCGAGAGTGTTCTTGCACACAATGGAACGTGTTACAGTGAATTTTGGCTGTCAAGTCTCGGAAGAAAAATTTTATGTTCTCTGGAAAGCAGATAATGTTACTCTAAATTTTGGGACTGGAATGCGGAAATTGGAATTTCTACTGTCGTATTGTAGCTCAAAATACAAGCTTGAGCTTTTCTATGAGAACATCTGGCAGATTGAGCTGCGTTGTCCTCATAGTCAAACCTCAAAGCATCTTCTGATTCAGGTTGCTTTGCTAAACTTTCATCATAAATTCATCATTAGTCTCAATTGTATTATCCTAGCTTCCTAGAAATAAGAGTTTAACATAACATCCTTGCCTCCAGATAACAGGCGTCCTCAGTCAGTCAGCtgcatatatcatatttcttttGCTGATCATTAGTCTTCTATGAAATCATTGAGATGCCAACATGGTAATTGAATGACATTGTCATATCCATGTAAATTATATAGAGTTTTTCATTTCTGTTGATCTAGGGCACTAGATCTTTTTGGCAATTGAAAACTAATACCTGGTGCAAATCAATATAGATGTGCTCGAGAAGGGGTACAGATCAGCCCATATTTTACTTTTAAGATTGTAATAGGCAGTTCAAAATGGTGATTGCTAGATGGATTTAATATTGTCTTATGAAACATGTCTCATGCAAGGTCGTTGATGGACTATTCAGTAGCCATACCTGAGGAACTAACTTCTTCATTGCAAGAAGTTTCTGCTCTTCTGTTGATGCTAAATACAATTTCTTAAAGTTTTATCTCTTACAAATGATAATTGCTTGTGTTGCTTTGTGGtttccttttcatttttattttagttatttggcGCTCCCCGGATATATGAGACAGAAGTGCGTGCTTCTGAATGTGTATTTGATGATCCCTTGCTTAACTATTTCAAGGATATGCCTGATGATCAATGGGTAAGGACAACGGATTTCACTCGTTCTAATTGTATTGGACAGTCTTCTGTATTATGTTTGGAGCTTCCTCACAACCTCCAACTTCCAAATTTTCGGGAGAACTTTGCTTATTACAAAGAAAATGAAGGCAGATTGGTTTTGGAAAGTGGTTCTTCTTACTCCTGCAATCTTAGTCTAGTCCCAATTGTATGCCCTTCGCGGGTAATTGACTTGCCATTTGAAATCTTGTTCAAGGTTAATCTGTTGGTGCAAAATGGGTGCATCCCAGGACCAGCACTTGATGATACTTTTTATCGATTGGTTGATCCTTGTAGAATGCACAAAGTCTACATAGACCATGCGCTGGAGAAACTTTATTATCTAAGAGAATGCTGCTATGAACCTTCGAGGTGGCTCTTTGAGGAGTACAAAAATTTCTCAAGATCGAGGAAATATCAAGGTTCACCTACTATATCCTTAGATGAAGGTTTGGTATATGTAAGAAGGGTTCAGATAACGCCTTCTAGGGTCTACTTTTGTGGTCCTGAGATTAATGTTTCAAACCGTGTGCTACGCCAATTCCATAATGATATTGATAATTTTCTTCGCATCAGTTTTGTTGATGAAGAGTTGGAGAAGATCCATTCTACAAATGTGCAGGCAAGGGGTAGGAGAACTGGTATTTACAAAAGGATTCTTTCTACTCTTAGAAATGGCATAGTGATTGGGAATAAGAGATTTGAATTTCTTGCCTTTTCATCAAGTCAATTACGGGAGAACTCAGCCTGGATGTTTGCTTCAAGAAAGGGGCTCACTGCAGCAGATATAAGGTCATGGATGggaaattttagtaaaataagaAATGTGGCAAAATATGCTGCTAGACTGGGCCAATCTTTCAGTTCATCAACTGAAACTCTTAGTGTTTCTAAAGATGAAATCAACCTTATTCCAGATATAGAAATTATGAAGGATGGGATTAAATACGTCTTTTCTGATGGAATTGGAAAAATATCAGCTGAATTTGCGAAGAAGGTGGCAGCTAAATGTCGGTTGAAGGGTTGCACTCCATCTGCCTTTCAGATTCGGATTGGCGGATTCAAAGGTGTTGTGGCTATTGACCCGACCTCATCTTGGAAATTATCCCTCAGAAAGAGTATGGAAAAGTATGAATCTGAGAACACTAAACTGGACGTTTTGGCTTGGAGTAAGTATCAGCCATGTTTTCTGAATCGCCAGTTGATTACCCTGTTATCTACTCTTGGAGTTCCAGACTATGCTTTTGAGAAAAAACAAAGAGAAGTAGTTGATCAACTCAATGCTCTCCTGACGGATCCTTTAGAGGCTCAGGAGGCTCTGGAGTTAATGTCTCCAGGAGAAAATACTAACATTCTGAAGGAAATGCTCTTGTGTGGTTATAAGCCTGATGCTGAACCATTCCTTTCAATGATGTTGGAAACTTTTCGAGCTTCGAAGTTGCTGGAGTTGCGGACTAAAGCCAGGATTTTTGTTCAAAAAGGAAGGTCTATGATGGGATGTCTAGATGAAACTAGGACCTTGAATTATGGCCAAGTTTTTGTGCAGTTTTCTGGATCTAGATCTGAGCGACGTTTTATTGTTCAGGGTAAGGTAATTGTTGCCAAAAACCCCTGCTTGCACCCAGGCGATGTGCGTGTATTAAGGGCTGTCAATGTGCCTGATTTGCACCATATGGTAGATTGTGTTGTTTTTCCACAGAAAGGAACCAGGTACGTAAAGGGCATACTCTACCTCTTCTTGCTACGCTGAGAAAGTGTTCTTTCTTTATTATACTTTGCAAAAGCTGCcttttattttgtttctattGTTGTAGTGTATGATTCTAGCTTCTTtttttttgtccctttttggtgGAGTTATCATTGATTGTTATGCGGTAGTaaaaatgcatgttttttttcttcttagtGGAACTTGTTGAGCAGTTCCTTTACAAGCAGAGTATTACTGAATTACAGATTTGCTATACCTGTATTCTTTTGCATATTTGTGCTAAATCCTGCCCAATTTATGGAAGCTATCTGGTGCTTTAAGTGTCTTTAACATGATAACAAGATGGTAGGCTTGATTGTATTCTTTAATATTTCACAATGCATGGTGATTTGCTGACACTAAATAGAATCAAATTTTTAGACCTCATCCCAATGAATGCTCTGGAAGTGATCTGGATGGTGATGTTTACTTTGTCTGTTGGGACCCTGAATTGATTCCATATAAGCAAATCGATCCTATGGATTATTCACCCGCTTCAACAACCAAATTGGATCATGAAGTTACCATTGAGGTAATAGTTTTTTAGGTATTGAAGTATTCAGTTATATTCCACTTGAATTTATCTAATAGTTATTACTTTTGATTATCCTGTTCTCTTGTTATAGTTTCTTGATGCTGAAATGCATGATTCCTGCTCCCCCCCCCCCCTCCAACATTTTTTTTGGTTCCAGAATGTCATTGGTTTAACATTCTTCCAGATTCATTCTGCCAGTTGGCACTAGTATAATAATTATAACGACTTGAACTCTGTGTTATTTTGAGAGTTGTTTTCAACATAATTTTTCGTTGGGTATTTTGTATAAATCCGCTTGGAATATGTGCAGAAAAGTTTCTTGATACTTAAGTTCACATTACGAAGGCTCTAAACTAGTGAAATTTTTACTCAGGCTCAAGTTTATTATTTGTATTTGTTTGATGTTGTAATCCGTTCTTTGTGCTTGAGTCCTTTTTTGGACTGATATCTGTTGGGTTTGCTTTACTGTATTT contains:
- the LOC108464563 gene encoding RNA-dependent RNA polymerase 1 isoform X2, giving the protein MGKTIQVYGFLSDVSAGEVKTFLEGYTGRETVYALKIRQHKKSGRAYAIVQFTRSSDAGLIIRLANQRLYYGRSYLKAREMETDIVPKPRVFLHTMERVTVNFGCQVSEEKFYVLWKADNVTLNFGTGMRKLEFLLSYCSSKYKLELFYENIWQIELRCPHSQTSKHLLIQDMPDDQWVRTTDFTRSNCIGQSSVLCLELPHNLQLPNFRENFAYYKENEGRLVLESGSSYSCNLSLVPIVCPSRVIDLPFEILFKVNLLVQNGCIPGPALDDTFYRLVDPCRMHKVYIDHALEKLYYLRECCYEPSRWLFEEYKNFSRSRKYQGSPTISLDEGLVYVRRVQITPSRVYFCGPEINVSNRVLRQFHNDIDNFLRISFVDEELEKIHSTNVQARGRRTGIYKRILSTLRNGIVIGNKRFEFLAFSSSQLRENSAWMFASRKGLTAADIRSWMGNFSKIRNVAKYAARLGQSFSSSTETLSVSKDEINLIPDIEIMKDGIKYVFSDGIGKISAEFAKKVAAKCRLKGCTPSAFQIRIGGFKGVVAIDPTSSWKLSLRKSMEKYESENTKLDVLAWSKYQPCFLNRQLITLLSTLGVPDYAFEKKQREVVDQLNALLTDPLEAQEALELMSPGENTNILKEMLLCGYKPDAEPFLSMMLETFRASKLLELRTKARIFVQKGRSMMGCLDETRTLNYGQVFVQFSGSRSERRFIVQGKVIVAKNPCLHPGDVRVLRAVNVPDLHHMVDCVVFPQKGTRPHPNECSGSDLDGDVYFVCWDPELIPYKQIDPMDYSPASTTKLDHEVTIEEIEEYFTNYIVNDSLGIISNAHTAFADREPGKAMSRPCLELAKLFSIAVDFPKTGVPAEIPQELRVKEFPDFMEKPDKPSYQSYNVIGKLFREVKNLAPNECSIKLLTREKMKRFYDPDMEVEGFEDYIDDAFFYKSKYDYKLGNLMDYYGVKTEAEILSGGIMKMSRSFTKKRDAEVISMAVRSLRKEARSWFNEKGSELDEEIDDAYAKASAWYYVTYHHSYWGQYNEGMNRDHFLSFPWCVYDKLIQIKKEKAALREALDLSSLEHCFQRGFHLH
- the LOC108464563 gene encoding RNA-dependent RNA polymerase 1 isoform X1, which encodes MGKTIQVYGFLSDVSAGEVKTFLEGYTGRETVYALKIRQHKKSGRAYAIVQFTRSSDAGLIIRLANQRLYYGRSYLKAREMETDIVPKPRVFLHTMERVTVNFGCQVSEEKFYVLWKADNVTLNFGTGMRKLEFLLSYCSSKYKLELFYENIWQIELRCPHSQTSKHLLIQLFGAPRIYETEVRASECVFDDPLLNYFKDMPDDQWVRTTDFTRSNCIGQSSVLCLELPHNLQLPNFRENFAYYKENEGRLVLESGSSYSCNLSLVPIVCPSRVIDLPFEILFKVNLLVQNGCIPGPALDDTFYRLVDPCRMHKVYIDHALEKLYYLRECCYEPSRWLFEEYKNFSRSRKYQGSPTISLDEGLVYVRRVQITPSRVYFCGPEINVSNRVLRQFHNDIDNFLRISFVDEELEKIHSTNVQARGRRTGIYKRILSTLRNGIVIGNKRFEFLAFSSSQLRENSAWMFASRKGLTAADIRSWMGNFSKIRNVAKYAARLGQSFSSSTETLSVSKDEINLIPDIEIMKDGIKYVFSDGIGKISAEFAKKVAAKCRLKGCTPSAFQIRIGGFKGVVAIDPTSSWKLSLRKSMEKYESENTKLDVLAWSKYQPCFLNRQLITLLSTLGVPDYAFEKKQREVVDQLNALLTDPLEAQEALELMSPGENTNILKEMLLCGYKPDAEPFLSMMLETFRASKLLELRTKARIFVQKGRSMMGCLDETRTLNYGQVFVQFSGSRSERRFIVQGKVIVAKNPCLHPGDVRVLRAVNVPDLHHMVDCVVFPQKGTRPHPNECSGSDLDGDVYFVCWDPELIPYKQIDPMDYSPASTTKLDHEVTIEEIEEYFTNYIVNDSLGIISNAHTAFADREPGKAMSRPCLELAKLFSIAVDFPKTGVPAEIPQELRVKEFPDFMEKPDKPSYQSYNVIGKLFREVKNLAPNECSIKLLTREKMKRFYDPDMEVEGFEDYIDDAFFYKSKYDYKLGNLMDYYGVKTEAEILSGGIMKMSRSFTKKRDAEVISMAVRSLRKEARSWFNEKGSELDEEIDDAYAKASAWYYVTYHHSYWGQYNEGMNRDHFLSFPWCVYDKLIQIKKEKAALREALDLSSLEHCFQRGFHLH